The following coding sequences lie in one Candidatus Nitrospira allomarina genomic window:
- the ligD gene encoding DNA ligase D, whose product MGLKEYQGKRQFGKTPEPRGTTFRTNRSSFVVHKHAASRLHYDFRLELDGVFKSWAVPKGPSLYPSLKRLAVQVEDHPVEYGSFEGTIPKEEYGGGTVMVWDRGQWVPQGNPHHSYDRGRLKFLLKGQKLKGGWSLVRMGGAKAKEEKNWLLIKEKDSEALRGKHSDIIDMAPKSVATGRSLDEIAGVKQKKTGQKPASQRKSKNNSTKSRSSRSPSRKNRNSGTSRVPDPSDLPSAVSSSQPATFHPQLATLVKTSPEGEDWLHEIKFDGYRIVSIVKNGRIRLLTRNGKDWTKKFPDIGGALKTLPVQQGILDGEVVVLRSNGTSDFQALQNVLKGEASDPLVYFVFDLPYCEGYNLCRTPLLKRKELLWEFIKALPEKAAAHVRYSDHIQGQGERTFEQACRRALEGIISKNAMSPYRQARSRHWVKVKCYHRQEFVIGGYTNPSGSRKFFGALLLGYYDKEGHLQYAGRVGTGFTHQRLSRIYGLLDKRAQSHPPFARLPSDRNILDVHWVHPELVAEVEFYEWTRDGMLRHPSFVGLREDKPAKEIIKETPHSMNNKFSDTINSSIRGSNASPAISTEKPELALTHPEKILYPRQGFTKRNLAEFYLQVAKWVLPHVAGRPLTLVRCPQGSQQKCFYQKHASGSLPDSVHRILIREKETKAKNTYLVIDDVKGLIALVQMGVLEIHPWGCRKDRTDRPDRLVLDLDPGPGVKWEQLVEGAHMLKNRLSEDGIESFVKTSGGKGLHVVAPLTRRATWDQLKQYTRRLAMETAQAHPSGFVATMSKAKRKGKIFIDYLRNTFGATSIATYGTRALPGAPVSTPVSWDELYSISGSQVFTLTTLPQRLQNLRTDPWKGFFDLRQTLSRSLV is encoded by the coding sequence ATGGGCTTAAAAGAGTATCAGGGTAAACGTCAATTTGGTAAAACCCCGGAACCTCGTGGGACGACTTTCCGGACAAACCGGTCTTCTTTTGTTGTCCATAAGCATGCGGCAAGCCGGTTACATTACGATTTCAGACTTGAGCTGGACGGTGTGTTTAAAAGCTGGGCGGTTCCGAAAGGCCCCAGTTTATATCCTTCCCTCAAGCGTCTGGCCGTTCAGGTTGAGGATCACCCCGTCGAATATGGATCCTTCGAAGGAACCATCCCCAAAGAAGAATATGGCGGTGGGACGGTCATGGTATGGGATCGGGGCCAATGGGTCCCTCAAGGAAATCCCCATCATTCCTACGACCGGGGACGATTGAAATTTCTTCTAAAAGGCCAAAAGCTGAAAGGGGGATGGAGCCTGGTTCGAATGGGAGGGGCAAAAGCCAAAGAGGAAAAAAACTGGTTACTGATTAAAGAAAAGGATTCGGAAGCCCTTCGAGGGAAACATTCCGATATTATTGATATGGCCCCCAAAAGTGTCGCCACCGGACGATCATTGGATGAGATTGCCGGGGTGAAGCAGAAAAAAACCGGGCAGAAACCGGCTTCCCAACGGAAGTCGAAAAACAATTCCACAAAAAGCCGTTCCTCCCGTTCTCCTTCACGGAAGAATAGGAATTCCGGAACTTCCCGCGTCCCTGATCCGTCAGACCTTCCTTCCGCTGTGTCCTCTTCCCAACCAGCCACCTTTCATCCCCAGTTGGCGACCTTGGTCAAAACTTCTCCGGAAGGGGAGGATTGGCTGCATGAGATCAAGTTCGATGGGTATCGTATTGTCAGCATTGTTAAAAACGGAAGAATTCGCCTGTTGACCAGAAACGGAAAGGATTGGACCAAAAAATTTCCCGACATCGGCGGAGCGCTGAAGACATTGCCGGTTCAACAAGGCATCCTTGACGGGGAGGTCGTCGTGCTTCGATCGAACGGCACCTCTGATTTTCAGGCCTTGCAAAATGTGTTGAAGGGTGAAGCCTCCGACCCTCTGGTCTACTTTGTCTTCGATCTGCCCTACTGCGAAGGGTATAATCTGTGTCGGACCCCGCTCCTCAAGCGCAAAGAACTGTTATGGGAATTCATCAAAGCCTTGCCGGAGAAAGCGGCCGCTCACGTCCGTTACAGCGATCATATTCAGGGTCAGGGAGAACGAACATTCGAACAGGCCTGTCGACGGGCCTTGGAAGGGATCATCAGCAAAAATGCCATGAGTCCCTATCGGCAAGCCCGTTCAAGGCATTGGGTTAAAGTCAAGTGTTATCACCGGCAGGAATTTGTCATCGGCGGGTATACCAACCCTTCGGGATCCAGAAAATTTTTCGGAGCACTGCTATTGGGCTATTATGATAAGGAGGGACACTTACAATATGCGGGCCGGGTTGGCACCGGTTTTACCCACCAACGCCTTTCACGAATTTATGGGCTTCTGGACAAGCGAGCTCAGTCCCATCCTCCCTTTGCCCGGCTGCCTTCGGACAGGAACATTCTGGACGTGCATTGGGTCCATCCCGAACTTGTCGCCGAGGTAGAATTTTATGAATGGACACGTGACGGGATGCTGCGCCATCCTTCGTTTGTCGGTCTCCGTGAGGATAAACCGGCAAAAGAAATCATCAAAGAAACTCCACACTCTATGAACAATAAATTTTCCGACACGATTAATTCTTCCATCCGGGGATCCAATGCCTCGCCGGCAATCTCTACGGAAAAGCCGGAACTTGCGCTTACGCATCCCGAAAAGATCCTGTATCCTCGGCAGGGTTTCACGAAACGGAATCTGGCGGAATTTTATCTACAGGTGGCCAAATGGGTGTTGCCTCATGTGGCCGGCCGGCCGCTGACGCTGGTGCGGTGTCCTCAGGGATCTCAACAAAAATGTTTCTACCAAAAACATGCTTCGGGATCTCTTCCGGATTCCGTGCACCGCATTCTGATCCGCGAAAAAGAAACGAAAGCCAAGAACACTTATCTGGTGATTGACGACGTGAAAGGGCTGATCGCATTGGTGCAAATGGGCGTATTGGAAATTCATCCGTGGGGATGCCGGAAGGATCGGACGGATCGACCCGATCGCCTGGTCCTCGACCTGGACCCCGGTCCCGGAGTGAAATGGGAACAGCTGGTTGAAGGGGCCCATATGTTAAAAAATCGGCTTTCCGAAGATGGCATAGAAAGTTTTGTGAAAACCTCAGGAGGAAAGGGATTACATGTCGTGGCCCCCCTGACACGTCGCGCCACATGGGACCAGTTAAAGCAGTATACCCGGAGACTGGCGATGGAAACCGCCCAAGCGCATCCCTCGGGATTTGTGGCCACTATGAGCAAAGCCAAACGAAAGGGAAAAATTTTTATTGATTACCTTCGTAACACTTTCGGGGCCACATCTATTGCCACCTATGGCACTCGAGCTCTTCCCGGAGCGCCTGTGTCAACCCCTGTGAGTTGGGATGAACTCTATTCTATCTCCGGTTCCCAGGTCTTTACTCTCACCACTCTCCCTCAACGTCTTCAGAATCTTAGGACAGATCCCTGGAAGGGATTTTTTGATCTTCGGCAGACACTATCCCGATCGCTAGTCTGA
- a CDS encoding YihY/virulence factor BrkB family protein — MPRHNSAEKKSGTRGRNATQPSQIPHAGWWDILLRVKDQISQDNVSIVAAGVAFYAVLALFPALAAIVSLYGLFTEASDIQQQITSLSSFLPLDTQTLIQEQLTTISTSGQSALSFGAIGGLLFAIWSASKGMSAMITSLNIAYNEEEERSFIKVTALALGLTVGGLIFVILTLFLITLLPAVLEALGFGQKMQTILSLSRWPLLAMIVMGGLAILYRYAPCRNYPRWQWVSWGAGIATLMWIVGSSAFAIYANDYSSYNQTYGSLGAAVILLMWFWLTAFIVMVGAEINSEMERQTRVDTTEGVPEPMGQREAYSADTLGRTAETHPHSIKT, encoded by the coding sequence ATGCCCCGACACAACTCAGCTGAAAAGAAGTCCGGCACAAGAGGCCGGAATGCGACTCAGCCCAGTCAAATCCCCCATGCAGGGTGGTGGGATATCCTCCTGCGCGTGAAGGATCAAATTTCACAGGATAACGTTTCGATTGTCGCCGCAGGAGTGGCATTTTATGCCGTCCTCGCGCTGTTTCCGGCGCTGGCCGCCATTGTCTCGCTGTATGGACTGTTTACCGAAGCCTCTGATATCCAGCAACAGATTACTTCGCTCAGTTCCTTTCTTCCGCTAGACACCCAAACCTTAATCCAGGAGCAGCTGACAACTATTTCAACCAGCGGGCAATCGGCTTTAAGTTTTGGAGCGATCGGGGGATTGCTTTTCGCGATCTGGAGCGCCTCCAAAGGTATGTCTGCAATGATCACATCCTTGAACATTGCCTACAATGAAGAAGAGGAACGGAGTTTCATCAAAGTTACCGCGCTGGCCTTAGGATTAACGGTTGGAGGTCTTATTTTTGTCATCCTGACTCTCTTTCTCATTACCCTGCTGCCGGCGGTATTGGAAGCACTGGGATTCGGCCAGAAAATGCAAACGATTCTCTCTCTCAGTCGTTGGCCGCTTTTGGCCATGATTGTCATGGGGGGATTGGCCATTCTGTACCGGTATGCACCCTGCCGGAATTACCCGAGATGGCAATGGGTATCATGGGGTGCCGGAATCGCCACACTGATGTGGATAGTGGGATCGTCGGCGTTTGCTATCTATGCGAATGATTACAGTAGTTACAACCAGACGTACGGGTCACTCGGCGCGGCAGTCATTTTGCTGATGTGGTTCTGGTTGACCGCATTCATCGTCATGGTCGGAGCCGAAATAAATTCGGAAATGGAACGACAGACGCGGGTAGACACGACGGAGGGTGTACCCGAACCCATGGGCCAACGCGAAGCCTATTCGGCCGATACACTGGGTCGGACAGCTGAAACCCACCCTCATTCGATAAAAACCTAA